In the Paramisgurnus dabryanus chromosome 18, PD_genome_1.1, whole genome shotgun sequence genome, attcTTTTGAGAGATTAAATTTGCTTCCTTTTATCcagttgaataaaaaaaaaacattttgttcaacaaacctcaaaatgtgtgtttgaaTTGCAAGTGAAGCTGACACGAAATAAAATCTGTGATCGAACCCTTTCctgacatttacattttgtcatttagcagacgtttttatctaaagtgacttaAAAAAGggggaaacaataaagcaattcgaaaaacacaagaacagcacAAGAACTATTCTCATTAAGCCTAACACAGTGCACATATTCAAGGGTTATTTTTTAAGACAGAAaagataaaaatagaaaaacattaaaaaatatattaaactcTTTATAGGAAGTTAGGTTTTAGCTGATTCTTAAAAATGACCACAGAATCAGCAGATCATTTGTGGCAGACACTTTCAaccatgttatttattttaagaaaattagctgggaacaaacataaaaaattattagagATTTGTACAATCTTGAATATATCATTCACTGGAAAAAGTTGGTTCATCTTAAAATGTACATGaattacaaattttttttaaatacagtgcatcatttttgcatccacttaAGTAAGTTTCatatggaattttaagcaatttaagcaattacatttttttaagtaagtttttcaattgcttaaaattccatgtaaaattgACTTTAAAAAGTGGAAGCAAAAATAATGCACTATATTTAAGTATACAGCCCATTATTTTAAGTCCACTGCCTAGTtagttatatttactaaaataattcaagtagtttcaaccaaaaattatttatttattttccttcttacacattttacatggtaaaatttagttaaatttactaaATAATCTGTTTATTTAGAATTACTCACCTTTTTGTGTTATGTTTACTCAAATTtggttaaaaaacaataataatttgttttttaatagaaTTTACTTATTTTATATAGTTACATTTACTAAGCCCCaatatcatttttacagtgacctggttgccttaaaatgttgagttaatttaacttaaaagtaTAAGTTGACAGGAACAATATTTACAACTTTttgagtcaactaatattttgcCTCAACCTAAAATTTTAAGACATCTAGGTATCTTTTTAAGTTACCAACAAATCGTATACTGTTTTGTTACCTgtttgtgtttctctctctctctcttaattaAAATTTTCAATTTAAGTGTGCTTTATTGGCATAACAAAAACTGTACATTTGtattaccaaagcatttgcagcTGGGCTGCGTACAAATAGTgcaaataaaagcaaaaattaaacaaagtatatagtgcaaaaataaaaataaaatagtacGTTATAGAAATAagataaaaataagaacaaagtTAAATAGTAGAATAAAGCAGTAATTTATATTACTTATCTTCTACATATAATGGAGACATTAAGTCAGGTCAGATTGATTTTCTCTTATATGACATGtagacacactgtaaaaaactttgctgtcttaattttttttaatcagctcAGATtttcaagtcatttcaacttactgttatttatcttgactaaaTGAGTTGTTATATctacagatgagttgttataacttatttcaactatattttataagttgtatcaactcatctcttgtcaagataaataattgtaagttgaaatgacttgtaaatctgagttgattcaacacatttttttttacagtgcacatatTGTGCTGCTAACCAGGGGCGGATCTACCAGGGTGGCACGGGGTGGCAGTTGCCaccctaaataaaagcattgccaccccatatgccaccccagcgcgggtatcttaatatatataatatatacccgagtaggctcttttaaccagaaaggcaatgtagtttttctctgcgtgtgtttgggggtgggagacacaaatctgacgatgattggtgtgtgtgtcttagatggggtgggacaaccacatagctgatggtgattggcttaatttccatcgttagccaaccagaggcagcagagttcatacacaAGCATGCAGTCAGTCCAAGTAAAAagtcttttacagtgtaaaaaaagtccGCGCAGATTTGCCAActttttagacccctttagcgactttattaaaaaagcgactaggacaaatctagcgatcttttctggcgtggttggagtcGCACAAACCCGCAACAACAGAGCGATGGGAAGTACAACGAGCTCAAAACAAAGGTAGCGGACGCAagcacaaagtataaaaagcacaaacgttacttttccatcgttgaggtgaaaggcaagaatgtttatgaacgtgcaacttatgcccatgaagaaagagtctcttcacgtctgtagcgagtaattctgatctaataaagcacctcacatcatcacatgctgaCAAAAAGTTAGTGGTTTCTTTTTAGTGTCTTTAAGTGattaagttgagcatcacatcagcaaatcagagtactaaatacggtcatattttatagataaatgttgcatcaggataaaaatacaaaaattaaactgatgttaaatattgcatgaggtagttgcttggtagttaaaacaactgaactgcagttttgtgtaagcagtaaatatcttttaagcagttctttctagcccgtcatgtcttgttagtgcagcaatcaaaatattccatacGAGCTTATTATATCACTTGTTATGTATATAgtctaatgtttttatttatcttcattaaggagacaaaactatttagtattgtgtatgtttagaaagcttgaaagacaacttaatgcggcattttccaggatattatgaaaagaaagatatacattatttttaccaaaaagaattgaaaaatcaaatactatgggagtggaaggtacaaataaaacagaaaaatatgttgtggaagggAAAGGAATAGATGAAGTAATGAAGGAAAGAAACATATGGATGGCAAAGAGCTAAAAAGAAGTAAAAAGACAGAAATCCATCATGAagtgagtgaaaggattaaagaagaggattatgagagaaagagatgtgtgcctttcaaatgttttacataaatataaactaggcaaacctattttatttatataactgtctttataccattatgttcaaccagtcagtgtttttagatattgataagctgtatgtattaacttagtattaagacaaagggtgctacagtagagatgctaaaggtagctgcttgggtacttacttataggaacatttgttgttgcgtttattaatgttataaaaatttgaggtccagtgttcaccgaatatagtatatacagtatataatttcttgaatccacgacaaccatgcaaggacgcttacttcattgccaccccttgtagttctcatgccacccccttgccaccccataaataattttctagatccgcccctgcTGCTAACACACAGCAGTCCTTGTGTTCTCCTAACAGAAAGCTCAGTTTCTCAATGTTTAACaggctttcgtgtgtcttgtttATGCCGTTTATTTTTTGGTAGAAGATTGTTCGTATATCTGTGTACTTTGTGCATTCGTTTAGAAAATGTAGTTCTGTTTCAATTTGGTTTTGGTCACAATGTGGATACAACCTGTGGCAGCCATGTTTTTCTCTGTCTGACGTCTCTATAGTGTCCAATGAGTCTGTATCTGGTCAAGATGGATCACCTTGTACAGACCGTTTGCCCCAATTTCTCTTTAGGGTcaaacaacattgcattttactttgttgttgtgtttgagtTTTCCAATGAGTGATGTAACTTTGTTTGATTTGTTTTATAATTtgggtaacttttattttttattcatgcTTTCCAAGCTTCCTATTCCTGTTGGATATTTTCAGCAATTAATAAAGTTTATACTGTGTTACATTGGTTGGCCAAAACAACTGttttacatgtttgtttgtgcaGACAGTGCAATAAAGTATGTGAAAGTAATATACATTAcaccaaacatttttttttatctcaaaaagtgtaaaaatgtaatgtaaatatgttttttaatcatGCATTTTGAATGTGCATTTTCAAGAAAATGAGTTCcataatagtaaatattaaacacacatttaaagggatagttcagttGCAGAGTTGCAGTTGGGACTATTTTCGAGGACtttgtaatatcattgcgcctggtACGACAGCAAAGTTCCTTGATTTtttcaaaacataatttttcaTCAATACTAGTTTAGTCCCGGAAAAGCAGGGTTTCAGTTCATGTGGTGTGAACATTCTAAAAGTGGGTGGTCCCACAAATAGTTCAGATACTATTTATGACCCAGGAGATCATTGAGGTAAATCTGCATTAGGCTAcccaaaaggttttttttttttttttagctgagTGGATTGTGTTGTGCAGATGGCTGCTGTATAATATGCAtatgctgccacctgctggtacATGCCAATAATTACAGTTATTTCACTTAGACTTGTTAATTACAATATCATTATTACATTTTGTCAAATGTAAAGGCTTATAATTAGAAACAAGTGTATGGTGGTGTGGTTAGATTTTATTTCACGTTTTTCTCTGTTTgcagtatatatatttttttctatcaATATAAAACCAAAGAATACAATAAAATTAAGctatattaaataaaacattgtttttattggtggctactgtagcttcactatgcgtttcaaaagggaGGGGAACGGTGCATTCAAACGGGTCATACGCGTTaatgcttcccattcacttttaatgggtgatgtTGTGCGTTAccaaactgaattgtggatccgtcagtgccgttgctcgtgGCAGaggttgaacatttctcaacttttcaagtggcaatgcgtgcgtcagccaatcagatcgccttttgcaaaaacctaggcagagccagccaattacgtttatggaagaccaggttgtggccactgtgattggctgttggcaaCGCTTCAGTCAAaccttccgtcaagcgttacGCTTTCGCCTAGTGTGAATGTGACGTTAAGCTGTGGACTGAAAAAGGAAATACGCGATCAGATGCGTCCTTGCGTAGAGTGAAGCGAATGACATGATATGGGCGCCGCGTTTACCGctaaaacacgcgctattcgccttaaacacgtcttcgcccaagttgaaaatattgaaCGCAAGCAGAAAATTTGCATGGCACGAAGTTAAATCcagcaagtaatctagagcgagtaacacAATGTCCGTGTTTTTTGTGTACGTAGcatgagctgttggttgcaattcataGCCTTaccgctagatgccgctaaaagtcccacattgcacctttaaaggggcggtgaatttgtcgattttattgttttatactgttgcctgatgtctacttctgatgtccgcgtggttttaacattcaaaaacatcaaaaacaataagtaataggctattttgtaacatagattagtggctgtctggagaaatggttcgtttgaaggggcgggccgcattgaagacctggacataaacacccactgctatgattggacggcttcattccccgtcattacatgtggggaaatgttttaaaaacattaatgtgataaaaatagcagccgaacacaaatatgtttgagccacaaaagattctgggtgctaaatatgatacgcataaatgacaatacgtatattaaagtagaaacaaaactcgacgtgactaaattaccgtatacaacacagtaagcgcgcatcagaatctaaactgcggctaataaatccttatcaataactttgtataattcgattgtgcttgtgaggttgcttttacattcacgtaatgttaaataccacagttatatgataaaaaataagctttgttgagtgtttgacctttcaaacgtaactcgcctaaattaccgtatacaacacagtaaacgggcatcagaatctaaactgcggctgataaatccttctttataaataacactgtatatttctaccgttaaattacagtcgtgttgttaagtggtgtatctttattaatcgtttaatgttgttagtacattaaaacagtcaaacatacgtgtttagacacggatgttacaacagacatatcaagcgatctcttctaacaaagcaatagtgaaacgcagtaacttaaataaagtaaaatgtcttactgtgtataatgctgtgtcattgttgtcagatccaatataagtggtgcttttaatcacagtctctctgcaaatccagcatcgacttctttccaaatgaatccgtgtacacaaagttaacaaacactccccacacgagctggaacttcttaaaaagcaaactttttccaggcatttaatgttatgttccaaatctccgaattaaagtatttagcttctgtgttgttcccacgcggttcttccacaaccgaaaatgcgtttccagtctatcataacagatcaccgcgtcaaaataaaagtctctcagaaaaaatgtatttaaaagtcattttgattacatttgtcaatctttaaagacatatttacttgttgagacacacgtgtgtcacgcaaagctgtgggcgggacttcaaaagtggtccttgtatttggctatggggcggtgcttcaattctactttgacgtcatagatttccgaattccacactggcttgttttactggcttggtgccaaaaacggttatatttcagtagcacggacgttttcagttctgaaacttgcaggatgttgatttaagtatgatgacctcttatataacaaattatcaagttaaaattgagtatttgattcaccgctcctttaaaggaataattcacccaaaaatgacaattcatAATGAAAATCCACATAAAGTGCACATAAAGTTGCTGTGGGGGAGTCCGATATGGAAATGGGTTAATgtcttaatttaacaaaaaacttTGTAGTGCATGAGTAAAAGTTTgatgaaaaaaatccagataatccAGATTTactcaccatgtcatccaaaatgttgatttctttttgttcagtcgagaagaaattatgttttttgaggaaaacatttcaggatttttctcattttaatggactataatagagcccaacacgttacagtttaatgcagtttaaaattgcagtttcaaaggaggagaagttatggtttaaaaatgcatactttttatttccctagataaaacccttatgcctcgtttgggatcgtttagagttctttgaaactgcattaaaactgttacgtgttggggtccattaaaatgagaaaaatcctggaatgtttttctcaaaaaacataatttcttctcgactgaacaaaaagaCATCagcattttggatgacatggtggtgagtaaattatctggatttttttttaagaaaattgactaatccttctttctttactgtactgtacttaTGTAACCTAtctgctgccacctgctggtacATACCAATAATTACAGTTAGAAATTTTATTCATTACAATATCATTATTACATTTTGTCAAAGGCTTGTGTAGATGTGGTttggttatattttatttttaatgttttaatttagttttttgtaaaaaaatatcaacaatataacacaaaaaaatacaatggaaCAACATAAACATAAAGCTCTTTTATTACATTACTGCTGTAGAGAGCGACATTTCGCGGAATTCAGTGGATCAGGATGAAGAAGAAGAGCGGCCATAAGAGAAAGAGGAGATTCTGTGTGACGCTCTTAGCACCGTTACACAGATTCCCCTGACAACATGACATTTTGAAGTGCATTTGAGGCTCAAGTAATGCAGGTACAGCATCACAGTAGGATTTAGAGGCGCATCCTTTAACAGTCTCTGTTAGAGACCCATTAGTTGCTaatgcaaagaaaacaaaagctGATTAAGTGAATCATTCAAAATTGGCGATACAGAAATATAATAAAACACATATTTaatacatatacagtatatattcaTAGTTATGGATTTCACagatataaatttttttaaataggttTTCCCATGTTAAATATATGACAAATATATTTCTGTGATTGAATTCTTACACATACAGTAGAAAACCGTGATTCATGTTTACTTGACAAGTCTTGATCAAATAGTGTTGTAAACAATGTAATGAAAAACAATCATTTATTCAAAAAATGAGGTAATTCTCACCTGTTACTGTAACGCAGTAGTCGTCTTCTCCTGAACAGTTTAATTTGTTTAAGCAACTTGTAGGATCATCACAGTAGTAACATTGTTTTCCATTGGGCGTGTTAGAGCTGTAAACTGTAGAAGAAACAAATCTTTTTCATCCTTTTTATGCAAGTACTGTATTATACATATAAAGTGATGTGTATCAAAGACATACCTGGGACGTCTTTGATATTACAGAGGTCGGTGTTACAGCATTGTGTAGATGTAACTGAGCTTATAATTCCAAGGTTAACAGATCCACTTATACAATACTTCATCACTCTACAGCCCTTATACTGTATTGTAACTTCAGTCCCacctaaaaaataaatgcttaaTGCTTCTGACCATTGTAAAGCGGAAATTAAATCTGACTATattgatgtgtgtgtgaaataaaatacatgatttTTTACACAAAAACTCTGTTTTTAAGAGACTCCCTGCATGAGTTTATaaggagttcagatgcaaaaccctctaagtgcatctgacatgttttttgtaaatgagcattttagGCTTTTCTCAGGCTTCTCATGCTCTTATGTTTTTGTTCAGTAATTTCACGTCAATTTCAAGGCCAATgtaaatgccttattttcactaATTTTACtggtcttttgcatgcaaaaatcttaacacagtctcaccccatggcgtcaatatttgacgacacttgaccatgcgtcaatatgttacgcggagggtatacctttcgcgtcattttttgacgaactggggacttcaatactattacgtccgttgcattctctttcctattttcttaccattttcgcgtcggtttagggttagattacgcaaaattaaacagtgtaggctacgcgaaattaaacagttgtcacctggcgttggggttagagttaggtttgggtagggatgtcattatgtaaatctaaccctaaaccgacgcgaaaatggtaagaaaaaagagaatgcaacggacgtaatagtattgaagtccccagttcgtcaaaaaatgacgcgaaaggtataccctccgcgtcaacatattggccctcatttatcaaaagtgcgtacaccaaatttccagcgtacaccttgcgtacacccaaaaccacggtgactttgagatttatcaatatggacgttggcgtacggcacgctcaaatcctacgccagctc is a window encoding:
- the LOC135721521 gene encoding phospholipase A2 inhibitor and Ly6/PLAUR domain-containing protein-like produces the protein MDLKIFIVLFCALFTGGHSLQCYECSGVNGSCVSKVTTCPDTAVCSSLTMVQNTGGTEVTIQYKGCRVMKYCISGSVNLGIISSVTSTQCCNTDLCNIKDVPVYSSNTPNGKQCYYCDDPTSCLNKLNCSGEDDYCVTVTATNGSLTETVKGCASKSYCDAVPALLEPQMHFKMSCCQGNLCNGAKSVTQNLLFLLWPLFFFILIH